One part of the Salmo salar chromosome ssa10, Ssal_v3.1, whole genome shotgun sequence genome encodes these proteins:
- the LOC106560990 gene encoding cyclin-dependent kinase inhibitor 1B, with amino-acid sequence MSNVRVSNGSPTFERTDARFSDHPKPSACRNLFGPVDHEELRRDLKGHLQEIEETSSAKWNFDFSSQTPLLNGRFEWELVDSKDIPRFYSRTQRSAKGLCPSGNNNVDLNGNSCVTPPQPSENTERSESKEQCTGQRKRPACHDPSSQNKRSHNSSDEVTRCPALAHSVEHTPRKTSPRTQT; translated from the exons ATGTCAAATGTTCGTGTTTCAAATGGGAGCCCTACATTTGAAAGGACCGATGCTCGGTTTTCGGATCACCCCAAACCGTCAGCCTGCAGAAACCTTTTCGGCCCGGTGGATCACGAAGAGTTAAGGAGGGATTTAAAGGGACATTTGCAAGAGATCGAAGAGACGTCCTCAGCGAAATGGAACTTCGATTTTTCAAGTCAAACACCCCTATTAAACGGGAGATTCGAATGGGAATTAGTGGATAGTAAAGACATTCCGCGTTTCTACAGCAGAACTCAACGATCGGCAAAGGGCCTTTGCCCCTCTGGGAATAATAATGTGGATCTTAATGGGAATAGTTGTGTGACTCCACCGCAGCCCTCTGAAAACACAGAAAGGTCGGAGAGCAAAGAGCAGTGCACCGGGCAGAGAAAAAGACCAGCCTGCCACG ACCCCTCGTCCCAAAATAAAAGGTCACACAACAGTTCGGATGAAGTTACTCGTTGCCCAGCCTTGGCGCATTCTGTAGAACATACACCCAGGAAAACCAGTCCCAGGACTCAAACGTGA